DNA sequence from the Hoylesella buccalis ATCC 35310 genome:
TTCAAAGAGTTAGAAACTGTTATGATTCTGTTAGCCTATTGCTAAATTATGATTTTCCAACAAATATTCAAGAATACGATATTTTGATACAAGATATGGGGTACGAGAAAGTTATTCCGTATTCAGAGGAAGAACATGTAAAAAAAATATTTTACTGGTACTGATAGTTTTTACTTATATAGTTCATATCCTGAAACATTGTTTAACCCGATTCCTTATAGTTCTAAGCTTCTAAGCATTGAACTACAAAAGCACAGAGAACGCCCTCTAATAAAAATTATCTTTCAAGGAGAGCTTTATAGCGTGACCTACAAAAAGTATAATGCAGGGAAGAATTATACAACAGACGGTGGCTGCTTTACAAATTATGAGCATATTCAAAATTATTGTAGTGAAACTTTACTTTCCGGTAGAGATGTGATACCATGCAAAAACACATTTACTCAAGCAATATTTGGAAATACTACGGTTGGATACTCTTATCAACAAATTTATCGCCATCCCATAGCATGGGAGAATAGTATTCGAAAAAAAGATGAACACTTTATACCTCTGCTAACAACTAGAGCTGGAGATATTATTTCATATTTTTATATGGATAAGTATGATATTACAATTATGCTTCCGCAAAGTGAGAATAAATTAGAGCTACTCAAAAATGTCTTTAATGAATTACTCTATATCAATTTTTCTGAATATTTTCCATTCATAGAAGCTGCTGCATGGAAAAATACCCCAATGTATTTTCTTCCAAATCAACAAGAGCTTTTAGACAAAGAAAAGCAATTAATGAAGAAATACCAAGAAGATCTATCGAAAATAGAATCGCAGAGGGAAGCAAATAGCAAGCAATATAGCTTCTTACATTCCCTTCTAACAGATACAGCGGATAATCTTGTAAAAGCAGTAATTGATTTTTTGCAATGGCTAGGCTTTTCTAATATCGTAGATGTAGATACAACCAAAAAGGAGGGAGACATATTCGAAGAAGATATACAAGTTGATTTAGGAGACGCAGGACTACTTATTATAGAAGTTAAAGGGATAAATGGAACATCTACCGATGCACAATGCTCACAAATTCACAAAATTAAATTTAGAAGATGCGAAGAAAGGGGTACGTTTGATGTATATGCACTTTACATTGTTAATAACGAACGTAATATAGAACCATTAAAAAGGACGCATCCTCCATTCAAAGACGTACAAATTAAAGATGCTCAAAAAGATAAGCGCGGATTAGCTTACACCTGGCAATTATTTAATCTTTTTTTTGATATAGAAAATGGTTTTATTTCCAAAACGGAAGCAAGAGAAAGCCTGATTAATGCGTGTGGACTTGTTGACTTCTCACCAACTAATTTGTGCGAACTGGGAATACCTTATAATTATTATAAGAAGAATACCGTTATCTGTATAGAAATAAAAGAACTAATCATAAAGCCCAGGGATTATTTTGCTTATAGGCAAAACGATAGATGGCATAAAACAAGAATAGTAAGTATAGAAGAAAACGGACAAGTTATAGATGAGACATCAAATGGTAGGTATGGCTTCGAAGTAGAAAAAGCTATTCCCAATAATGTATGCCTATATTTAATCCAAAAGCCCAAATAAAAAATGACACAGAATAAAACTCCCCAATTAGTCGATGGTGAAGACGTAGGTTTCTCCATCTTTGATTGTTGCATCATCGGCGATGGCGATATTGCCATCTTTCTCCTGAACTTTGAAGTAGGGATTGTCGGTAACGAGATAATGGTCGGAACCAGCTTTACCGAATTCCACACCCCAGTTGGGCTGACCGAAGAACTTGAAGTTGATATCTTTGGCATTCAGTTGCTGTCCGATGGTCAACGTCACTTGGTATACTTTGTCAGTGATGGGAGCCATGGCCACATCAACATCTACTCCAGTCCACCAGCCGTGGTTGATGGCTTTCCATGTAGGCTTGTTCACACCTTCGCTTCCGATGATCCATATACAACCTGTGCCGTCGGGTTGCAGTGAGGCTGGGTTGCCATTCTCTGCCAGCGGATGTATGCGGAAGTACTTCTTCTCGAAGTCTGCCGTGAGCGAGTAGCTTCCCGTGAGGGCTTTGAATGTGAATGTGCCGTCGTTGTTCCGGCTCAGGAAATCTGGGTCGTAATACCATTCGTCTGATTTCATTTCCGGTGATCCCTCAAACTCATATAGTTTTCCTCGCGACATATTCAGCACTTGTGTTTCGCCGCTTGCGGCAAACTGAACTAATGTGACTTGGGCTTCGTAGGTTGGTCCGTACTCGAAATAGCGCATATCGAAGCTTATTTCTACATCTCCAGCATTCTCAGATGTGAAAGTGATGTCGCCATCGTTTCCTAGAGACACTTCCTTGCCATTCCATCCAAACAACAATGGCTCGTGTGTATTCCCAACTGCAGGAGCCTTGAAATGGCCCTTGGTAACCGTAGAGGGAGTATTGATGAAAGTGGTGAACAAGTAGGGATTCTCGGCTGACGGTGTCATGGCATAAGTTTTCCCATCTGCACAAACGAAATCGATGGATTTGAATTTCGGACGTTGGATGTCCACCTCAAGACTTTTTTCTGTTATTGCCAGAGATACATCCTGTAGTGTATAGCGAAGCTCGGCCGTACCATTGGGAATGGAACGGTAAAAAGGCACTTTAATACGTCCGCTGTATGTTCCCTCCGTCTTGGTTCTGACGGTTTGCGTGGCTACGACTTCCCCTCCATAACACAGTTCTACTTTAAGGGTGGAGAGGGGAACTCCCGTGCTGTTAGAGCAGTTTACATGATAATCTATACTGTCGCCCATCGTGGCGGAAAGCCGTTCGGTAGAAACCGTGATGACAGGATTCCCTGTCGTGGTTTCGTCATCATTACAGGCCACAAGTAGCGGCACTGCAATGATGAGAGCAAGGATATGTTTGATATATCTTTTCATTTTCAATCTTTTTTAGATGTTACAGAAGGATTCCATATACACGATACAACACCTTCGGCAGGAACTGTTACCTGGAAGTTGTATGCACCGTTGCTAACGGTTATCATCTGGTCGTGGCCACCGCTGTTGGCCAATACGATGCCGTAGGTGGAGTCGGGATTGCGGAATGTGGCATAGTCTACATCCTTAATGTGTGCGCTACGGCTTGAATCTTCTATCCGAACAGCTCCGGGGCGCACCACGCTGGATATATGGCTGATGATGTAGTAGTGAGAATTGCGATGTAGTGTCTTGTAGTCCGATGCAATATCCACAGCGCCGTAGCAAGTCTGGCAGCCTCCGTCGAGGTTGGGCCCCATCTTCTCATCGAGCATCAGATTCCATACCAACACAGCCTTGCAGTGTCTGTTCACTGTTCCCAAGATGACGTTTTTCATATCGGGCAACAGTCTGGCGGAAAGATTACGCCCGTTGTTCCATGTACCGATGGAACTCTCAGAGAAGATGAGTTCCTTGTCGGGAGCCTTGGCATAGATATCATCCAACTCGGTATTGCTTCCACCATAGTCGTGATAGGCTGCACCAACTACATATTCAGACCCTTCGAACTCGTTGCCAAGCGCGTTGTATATCTTGACGGGA
Encoded proteins:
- a CDS encoding DUF5121 domain-containing protein, translating into MKRYIKHILALIIAVPLLVACNDDETTTGNPVITVSTERLSATMGDSIDYHVNCSNSTGVPLSTLKVELCYGGEVVATQTVRTKTEGTYSGRIKVPFYRSIPNGTAELRYTLQDVSLAITEKSLEVDIQRPKFKSIDFVCADGKTYAMTPSAENPYLFTTFINTPSTVTKGHFKAPAVGNTHEPLLFGWNGKEVSLGNDGDITFTSENAGDVEISFDMRYFEYGPTYEAQVTLVQFAASGETQVLNMSRGKLYEFEGSPEMKSDEWYYDPDFLSRNNDGTFTFKALTGSYSLTADFEKKYFRIHPLAENGNPASLQPDGTGCIWIIGSEGVNKPTWKAINHGWWTGVDVDVAMAPITDKVYQVTLTIGQQLNAKDINFKFFGQPNWGVEFGKAGSDHYLVTDNPYFKVQEKDGNIAIADDATIKDGETYVFTID